cattgtacgcaaaattagtatttttatagacaaattcggtatatcggatcaaccaaactcttcgggaatagggtgaatcaagtaacccattgcacacctagggtctctgctccagtacttggatttgttctataattagttaattgaggtggtaattaggattttttaataattattattgcacaggttcggcacttGTCATAGACTCATGGCTCTCTCCCAGGATCAAGGTCTAAATTTGGGTAGGgtctaaatttgaaaaattaaatctaaACCATACCCATATATATTAGATCTAGATTGGATATGGATAAGACCTAACTTATTGACATGCCTAGAATTAGGAAACCACTTATCCACTTCCGGAGTGTCCTAGCAGATGATTGCCTACGCAATTAAGGGAGCCTATTGCCCCTTCCAAGTTCCTTTTGTAAAATGGAGACTACTCTTTCATTATTGGTTCTTATGTGGGAATGaaagaagaattttttttttggaagtcaAGTGGTCAATCCTTGAGTTTCTATATATATTTCCAATAACCCACTTTTCAAGTAAATATGTGTGACAAAGTTTAAGGatgatttctattttttctgTTAGGTCCGGTCTTAAGAAATTAACTAGCAAGAATAATAGGATTTTTGCCAACTcaataatgataataacaaaacaaataaatcaaacagAAAAACACAAAATTTTATGTGATTCGATTAAATTGACCTACGTCTATGGACAAAAGAGTAGCACATTTACTATAACAGAAAGAGAGTACAAAAGAGAGAGTATAAAATCTTATGAAATATTTCATATGTTCAAAAGACACTTAAAATTGAAAACACAAAAGAgcataaataacaaaaatgttTAATGACTCAAAGACTCATAACTTACTCTTTTGGTTTGatgcatagttattaaatctTGTCCAGGGAGGAACCGGGTGAAAGAAGTAGTTTAACGAGTTACTGGTTTAACCAATAGGTGAGTGGTCCAATCGTGAGTCACTAAATATACTTAAATATTATGTTTCATAATTTTTGATATGGTTGAAACTATAATAAATTATGCTATAGTAAATATTTAATTAATCCAATTTATTATAGaatcattaattcttataagaattaacaaaacctaaatttaattagtaatccaccaaatttcaagtataaaattttatctaagtgtaattatttagtttatttatgaattttaagtgcaaaagattattaagaataatatttgtctttaaaatcaATTCTGTAATATGTTATTGTTTAAATCCATTTcataatttataaaatttagggaataataaaattttattaaaagattccaaacaaattttgttttgaagaaataaaataagaataaaagccTAATATATAATATAGAAGGACTAAGTAAGCACCAAATGGGCTATTGGACTAGTGGTGAGTGCACTTAGCCTTTGTACTTGAGAATCGGTTGAACCGCCGGTCCGTTGAAAAGTCAACGGATTTCTTGTACAAATACTAACCTAGTCCGGTTTCATGGCCGGTTGACCGGTTAAACTGTCGAATCGGGTCGAGTTTAATAACAATAGTTTGATGTTTAACCAAAACTCCTCTTAAATTGAGGCGTCGGATTGGTGTGGCCCCCAAAACTCTTTTGAACTAGTACATACAGCGTTTGGATTGGTGTGGTTAACACACTTAAATTCACTTAAATCCTCTATATTTTTAACAAGCACTCGGGGAGATTTCTTTGTTAAACTCCCAATGTGAGATACAAAGACACacttaacaaatttttattttggcgTGTATCCAACATCGATAAATAGCAGATAAATAGCAAACAGCTCAACCTTCTACATAAAAATTTCAACGAATCTCAACGAACAACCAAAATCCCAACAAACCCCAACGAGCCATCAACAAATTAGGATGCAAAAGATTCAATGAATCCCAACGAGTCAAAACTCACAAAAAGGTCCAGCAGATCCCAACAAACTAAAAATCACGAACATAGTAATATTACTTCATCTTCTTCACAAAACCTTCAACGAATTTCAATGGGTCAATAACTTTTCTTCAAAACCCAATTGAACTCCAATGAACAAAACCCTCAACGAGTTCCAATGGGTCAAATAACTCTTTTTCAAAATCCAATTGAACTCCaaccaatgaaaatttttatcccAAACCCCAATAAAAATTTACGTGGTTCGATCAAATTGATCTATATCCACGGGTGAAGGAGGAGAGAGTATAAAATCCTAAGGTGAAGAGGAGAGAGTATAAAATCCTAAGAAATATTTCCTAAGCTAAAAAGACAGTTAAAACCGAAAATACAAAAAAACCTAAGTAGCATAAATGTTTAATGGTTTAGAAGCCCATAACTTGCTCCTTTAGTTTGATGTCTAACCAAAATTCCTCTCAAATTATAGCGTAAGCCCCTCAAAACTCTTTTGAACTGGTGCGTACGATACTTGGATTGATGTATTTAgcacatttaaattcatttaaatcCACTATATTTATAACAACTATAAGGAGAGATTTCTTTGTTAAACTCCCAATATGGAATACAAAGACACACTTAATATTTTCTATAGTCCATCTAATGATAAAATGCAACGAAGTAGTGAAGCTAATATGACATTATTATTTCAATCCTTTCACTATTATATTTATACTGATATTTCAATCTAACATGTGGGAGTTGACTATATAGATCTCGAGAATTCTCATGTCTCTAGAATTAATAAAGTAAATGGATTCTTTGCTAATTAGGTGCGGTATGAGTAACACTTTCAGCTCTGCCCAGGGGCGTTAGATGCAGCGCATTATTACTGTACCATGGAATGCATAGCACTTGTAGTAAACATAATACTAACTACAAGGTAGAATCTGTGTCAttctccttaaaaaaaaaaaaaaaaaaagaatctgtGTCATTCGTGGTACTGATTTGTAAAATGTCAATTACTGAGCATCAGAAACGTGAAATTTCAGCCATCAAATAAAATTGTTCATGAAAATTTCCTTATAGGTATATGTTAGGGAAATAATGTTAGTAATTATAGTTAAAATAGTTGAGAGTTAGTTAGATATGACAATGAAGCCAAGGATAATCTGGAACGAACAGGAGTTTGCTTCCAAACTTTAATTCGTTTTCTGGATTCTTATCCAAACCTTGTGCTCTGTGCATATAGGTGGCaaaggtttgtttggatagtgactCTATCctaaataatattttgcttgcatcataaacacaattCTCAATCCACCTTTTAATATtcccaatcatctttttatctcacatacatcacatcacaaaaaagtgctacagtaattattccaaataatatttcaaataatactctatctaaACAACTcacttaactaaatttatccatacccgcccatgaatagatgggtatgggtatcttaaatttttctatatgggtataaatgggttacccaataatacccatttattaaatgggtattattgggtaacccatcaaattcaattaacccatttagaattctcttcccccaagtctcttcttttcccctacccctttttttcaaatttttcattttattatgatgttaactacttttatttcattattattattatttgttggttttattttattattttattttctcttagtttgttaacttgctcattttttagcattaccaattcatgataagttttagcctcttttcttatctttctaaaatgaaattttaaatttatatatgaaaaaaatattaggggttcaaaatttttggattaaatttttatattaacttttatagtacttagctcaaatttttttattcttactattcaattattaaataatatgtaattttgcgacatagagtacaaatggaaaaaaaaaattagtaattaggcttattgagcattataagtaaatatttaaaactaatggtGGGTACAAAGAGCgttataaattgataacttagtttgcaaaaatgaatttaaatgaatttacaaaaaaattaaaataaatgggttataaatgggtaattgggttacctaATTCATtgtttgacttacccatttatatccatctaattaaatgggtatagataggttgactcacttatacccattatccattttacccaacccaaacccgcccaagtcacccattttgacacctttaTGACTGTGCATATTCGAAAAGACTGCAGAtgattatacatatatatatatatatatatatatatatatatgctataCTGAGATCTAAAAACCATTCTATTTTTGTAACAGATACTAAATACAAGCAAATAATTAAAACGAAAATTGAACAGATGGCTCAAGCTCTAGTTAAAAGAGAAGATTAGCTTATCCGGACGAGTGAGGgatttatgattatttttgtAAATAATGTCAGTCAAACGGAAACATCAATTTTACATTACAAACATTAGTTGAAGGACTACATGAGCaaatttcgtttattattgttCTTTGCCTACAAATTAATAGTTTTTTAGCTATATTTCATTGCATCTTTGAGCTTAGTAGTCCCCatttcttgctttcttgttaaaaaaagaaaagcaattaTCACAATTATAACTTTTTTTTCCTCACACTTTTTAACGACTCCAACTATTGGGATTACTTTCGATGAAATTTAATCCAATCAATCTAAAGTGTGTAACTGAAGAATCCAGTAAGTTGTTTCTactgttttttttcttctcttgataaGATTGTAATTAACCCATGATTTTAGAACTATTACAAACAAATTACAACTCAACCCACACAATAGTTAAATTTAAATCCAAGGTCTCTAATTTCTTATAGCTCAACTAGTGAATGttgcactcaaaattggcagcACAGCCAGGAATATTACGATATATGCTCGAAGAAAAAGTAAAGTGCTAGTAATTCAATCAAGCTTCAGTGTTTCTTGAGTCTCGGCTGTCCTGCCTCTCCAGTCCAAGGTCGATCAAaactaacaaaagaaaaaaatgtgaGACTCGAAAGTCAACGGACGTAACCCAAAATTCCACAAAGTCACCAGAGCCCAAGTCGTCTCTCAGTCTCCCTAGCACATATTAAATGACAAATATTTGCACACTAACTACTGGGCAGAGGGGTGAAGCAAGTATGAATTGATCAGTTGAGGTGCTACTTTGCGTAATTCAGGTTAGACATGTTTGTTTCTTCCCCCTCTGCCTCAAATTATGCATGCATTCCGAGACAATGCAGTTCTATttgttgggtttgtatgaatttgaaattgcatGCATTGATTGTGTTTTTGATGGGTTCTTTAGAACTGCTAGTTGTATAATGCCTCGTTGATTTCGTTTGCTGGCCTCAAAAGTTAGGCCGAAAGGAGAGATGTTTATAACGTTTTGTTAAATGACTACTGCAAACAGAAGAAAGCATATCTACCAGGGAGGAATAAAgcatgaataaaagaaatctgAGATTTTTGCTTCATTTGGAGTGTGGGTAAAACCCATCTGAACAATTTTACTGTAGTTTGAAAGCTTCCGAATTCTTATTCCATTGGACGGATTTTGAAACTTCCCTGTTATGTTTCTATTCAGGTATATATGGGACAACTTTACTTACTGAAGATAATTATCTTAGTCAACAATCTATGATCCATTAcagcatttctttttctttttctttttctttttttttaaatattttctgATACATAGGCTGTCATGTTAACCAAATCAATTTAGGAGAACGAATTTGGTTTTGGCACATTTTGTTCGATTGAACGGCTGTTGAACTTTGGCTGCGCCTTTGAACTTTGTGTCTTATGAACTTGGTTCTCTTATAGGTAGTATGTAATCTAAGTTATAAGATCGTAGATCAATTAATGAATCCATGGAGTGAGACGTTCTAGATGTTTATGGTTTTTAACTGCAACGGCAGTTTAACTTCTTCTCCAGTGCCTTCATTACAAATTGAATCTGGTGCCTGACTCTAAATCTGCCCTGAACTAGGTGAGTTTGGATAGGTTTTTCGCTAAAGTTTTGTGATGGCATGGGGCAACTTGTTCTAATATGGTCCTTGTCTACTGTCCATCCTATGTTTACTCTTGAGCTTTCTGTGAGGAGCATCATCAAGACGTTTGTCTCTGATTCTGCTGTCAGCTAATAAGTTACATCAATCCTAGATAAGTATGAAGAAAAGGTACGGTTTCAACATGTCAAAGCCAAAGAAGAAATGGAACAAGCCAAGagttcaaatttcttcaagaaaatggTATGTGTATGTTTGACAAAGATGTTGAATGATTGCTTCTAAACAGTTCAAACCTGCTGCTCTACCAAATGAATAAAGATCTCAATTAAGGTATGTCAAAATGTCTAAAAGAGAAAGATGATGTTTGAAAACCTTAATAGCTACAAACTCTTGTATTGGATAGGAATTATGAATCCACAACTACTGCTTCTGATATTCTAAAATTTACCATTTTGAGTTACAGTAAGGTTCGTGATTATTCTTTTCCACTTTCAGAGTATCCTTGTAGCTGATCTTCCTGTTCTGCCCACTTATTTGGACGCACATATTGGCCTGTCTATCTTCTTTCTGTAAAATGGAGTTTACTTTGACCTTCCTGTTTTGCCTACTTACTTGGACGCACATATTGCCCTGTCTATCTTCTTTCTGTAAAATGGAGGTTACTTTCTTACAATCAATTCTTTTAAGTTCTATATATTTCCATTTACCCAACTTTCTTAGTAAATTTCACGAGACATCGAGTGCAAGAATGGTTTCTGTTATACAGTCCGTATAAAGCAAAGAAATATGAATGTTTATATAAATTTAGCTATTTCATGTATTTTATATGACTTGGCATCTGGGAGTTAACTTAGATCTTGAGGAATTGGTTACATCTTCCAAACAATAAAGTTCaggattttttttctcatttaactgtTGTATGAGCAACTCTAGACTATCGCTGTGTTAGATGCATTAATTATATCAGTTTACTGTGTAATCCATAGCCCTGTATTAGAACATGATAGACTACACAGCAAAACCTATGTCATCAGTGGTGTTGATTTGTAAAATGTCAATTATTGAGcatgagaaatgaaaaatatcAGACATTAATGaaatttgttcttgattattttCTCAAGTGGTAGAAAAAACAGCAAAGGGTTGGTTAAGCTATTCTGAGGTCTCTAAGCCACTATGTTTCCGTACCTAGGTAACTAAAGATAAGCAAATAGCAGAAAAATTTACAGATGGCTCAACCTAACAGTTGAAATTACAGAAGATTAACTTTGCTAATAAATACTTATCAGACGGGCCATATCAGTTTTACTCCAGCAGCTTATAAATGTGAAGAAAATGGATATTTTATCCTCTCGACCAGCCACCCCATTGGCCAAGCTAGAACAGCAATTCCAATGCATATAATCCATTGCTTCCAAGACAGTTGCTTTGTATCTGCTAACTCCTTTAACAGTTCCACAATCAATACCTGAAGAAGAATTATCGCTAGGATTACACCCCAAAACATTTTCCTTTTATGTATCCCTTTGAAGAAGTTTCCTTCAACTCTTTTCGTGTTGAATATGACAAAGAGCTCCCAGAGAACAAGGATGTTGAAGATCATGGTATCCTTTATTTTGGGATCCAGGTTGAAGGTTGATTGACCTTTGAACTGTATGGTCAGGAGAACAATGATAGGATAGACAGCTTGTCCCACTATATTCTTCCACATGATGCTTGTTATAAATGGCTGCTCCTGGTCTACTCGTGGCAATTGTCTGAGCTCTTCTGGTGGTTCCTCAATGGTGATAGCAAGTGCAGCCAATGCACCAACTATCAACTTCACCCATAGTACTTGAAATGTTGCATATGGGACCTTACCTGATGAAATGGCCGCAACAATATTGATAGTGGGAGGTTCTTTAGCAGAAACTGCTGTTACGAAGTCTATCACAAGACAAGCAATGCTAACAGAAAGTTGGAACTGTGCATATATCTGGATTTTGTGATACATACCTCTACCCCACCTCAATACTCTGGCAACAGAATCAAAATTATCGTCCAAAATGATAATGTCCGAGTTCTCCTTTGCTTGGCTAGTCCCTTGAATTTCCAGAGAGAGGCCTGCATTAGCTTCCCTTAGCACAATTGCATCCCCTATGCTATGTCCAGTAACTGCAACGACATGGCCTCTCTCTTTCAAGccttggaccatttgaagttTATCCAAAGTAGAAGCTCGTGCCATCACACGGATTGTGCCACATTTCTCTTTTATCTCTGTTTCTGCATTGCTTTGCAAGCTTTGACAGTCCACTATTTCTTCTGTTGTCTCATCTTGAGTTGGATCAATAATACCACATTCAATGGCTATGGCTGTAGCAGTGGGAAGATCACTTCTTGTGACCAGTTTGATATCCACTTCTGCTTCCCGGCAGTCCATCACAGCCTTTTGTACCTCTGGCCGACATGGGTATTTCAAGCCTAGGCACCCTATGAAAGCTGAGTTTTCTGCTTTCAGCTTGGGGTCAAAGTTTCTAGCGCCATCACTATGTTCTTCTGACACTTCTTTATGTGCAAAAGCTACGCACCTGAGACCATTAGACTTCATCTCCTGAAATATTTGCTCCAAGTTTTTTTTTGCATCAATAGACATATGTTTGACGATCCCATCTTCATCATAATATTGTGAGCACATGGCCAGTATGATTTCTGGTTGGCCTTTCTGGTGCACATGAATAGTATCACTGGCATTCCTCTTGATCCATATGCTACTTTGAGTGTTCTCAGAATTGAAGCTTTCTGGTCTGTGAACGGCACAATTTGCTCGAACTTGTTCAACATTGACGTCCATATCTTGGACAGTCCATGCCTGAATTGCACTGTGAACTTGACTCTCAATAAGTTCAATGGGAGATCCTGATGAGACTTCAGTGCTTCTCAAAAGCATACCTTCACAGAGCAGTTCAAGAACGTTTCTTGGGATGATTGAGGAAGTTCCTGCATTGAGAAGCTTCTTGCCGAAACAAAATTCACTTATTATCAGATGATTCAAGGTAAGACTTCCTCTTTCATCCGTGCAGATTACAGTTGTGGAACCAACTGCTTCACAGGCTGAAAGATTTCTTACTATTGCCTTTTGAGATGCCATCCTTTTGGTTGAGTAAGCAATGGTTATCATGACAGCTAGAAGCAAACCTTCAGGGATGGCAGTTGCAGCAATAGCAGCTGGGGTGGCCAGAATCCCTACCACAGTATTGCAGACTTCGTGGATTTTTGTCTTCCCTCCAGTGAAGTCTGATTTTCCTTCCTCATTCCGCATATTCCCCATAAAGTAACGAACAAGCAGTACTACCAGGACCAAGGAAGCAACCATTAAACCGACTTTAGCTATTTGTATAGTCAGCTCATGTAGCTTCCTTTGTAATGGAGTTCTTTGCTCAATATCATAGTCTTTTGAGCTCAGCATCCTGCCCCTTTCTGTGTTGAGGCCAACTGCAGTCACGAGCATTCGAGCAGAGCCATTGATCACCTTCGTGCCAGAGAGAAAGAATGGATTACAGCTTTCATTGATTTCAATTGATTCCCTCCCTGCTGTCATGCTTGACTCGTCCACTTGTAAAGAGTTCCCATCTATGAACAAGCCATCAGCAGGAACTTGGTCTCCAGTCTTCAAGCAAATAATATCACCAACAACGGCTTCAAACACTGAGATGTACTTCCGCTGCCCATTTCTGATAACAAAGACGGAGAAGTTATCACGAGCTTTTGATAGCCTAAAGAATTGTCTTCTAGGCCAGAGGTTACTGAAAGTAGTGACCATGATCACCAGAAAGACGGCAACCAATATGCTTCCCCCATCAGACCATCCTCTCAGCCCATGACTTGCTATACCAAAACAGAGTGAAAGTGTTGCACAGATAAGTAGGATAATAATAATGGGATCACTGAAGGCCTCAAACACTGTGTGCCAAACCCTCGGAGTTGGCTTCTGAACAGCATTTGAACCAAAGTCAAGGCGCCTACGGATAATATCTTCATCATCACCTGGGATACCCTTTTCAGCATTTGTTCTGAGAAATGAGGCGACGCCTGGAACACCTCCAAGCTGACGAAACTGCTCAATGTTTTTAAGGTGGGCGAGCTCAGATAGGCGTTCCGGTATGATATCAACAACTGTATCAGATGGAGATGGCAGAAGATTGTCCAACAGCCCACTGTAGTTTTCAGCTGCATTATCCCTTGCTCGAGAGAAGGCATTGATGCTACGGAGCATTGTGGAAATTGCACGCCACCGCTTCTGAGCATCGATATATATGGGTGTCAACTCCACACCTTGGTTGTCCACCACTTCCTCTCTTACGAGGGAGAAGGCTCTGATGCTGCCGACAGCATCCAAACTAGCTTCAAGTGTGTCACTCATTGTTTTGATGGAGGACTGAGACTATGAGAAGTGGTGTAATCTCTTCTCAGTCTATATATAGAGAGTTTGGTAGTGAGCAATTCCTGTTGGTTGAGTAATTGACTTGGATCTCGTTTTTGCATATTATAGAATTGTGATTTGCACGCCGCGTATATCTTTGGCATCGAAACACAAAAGAAGTTTCGTGGAGAACATTTTCCATTCTTTTCAAAAACTGCTGTTCTTATACTTCTTTTTATGACTCCATGAGTTGACGTTTGTCTTTCATTGCTTGTCTTGTACCTGGCGGAGTAAGTTAAGATTTTGTCCGTACAAAGGAAGTGGAATTAGTGCGTCGTATGAATGTTTGCCTCAATAGCTTAAAAGTCTTAATCACCTAATCTTATTCCAATCACCTTATCACCTAATCACAACACATTGATTACTATTACAACGTGTCTGCTTGAGTGCTTGTAGACTTTACATCATGGATCTGCTGAGGGTTCGAATATTCAACTACCGCGTTTAAGTAAATTGTGGACAAATTTCTCAATGTTTGTGTTGGTGTTCCCTAtccaagagagagaagaaaattcCATAGTTTTTTCGAGATGACAAAAAATTGTTAATCAGTGGATTACTCTGAC
This region of Coffea arabica cultivar ET-39 chromosome 3c, Coffea Arabica ET-39 HiFi, whole genome shotgun sequence genomic DNA includes:
- the LOC113735372 gene encoding putative calcium-transporting ATPase 13, plasma membrane-type, giving the protein MSDTLEASLDAVGSIRAFSLVREEVVDNQGVELTPIYIDAQKRWRAISTMLRSINAFSRARDNAAENYSGLLDNLLPSPSDTVVDIIPERLSELAHLKNIEQFRQLGGVPGVASFLRTNAEKGIPGDDEDIIRRRLDFGSNAVQKPTPRVWHTVFEAFSDPIIIILLICATLSLCFGIASHGLRGWSDGGSILVAVFLVIMVTTFSNLWPRRQFFRLSKARDNFSVFVIRNGQRKYISVFEAVVGDIICLKTGDQVPADGLFIDGNSLQVDESSMTAGRESIEINESCNPFFLSGTKVINGSARMLVTAVGLNTERGRMLSSKDYDIEQRTPLQRKLHELTIQIAKVGLMVASLVLVVLLVRYFMGNMRNEEGKSDFTGGKTKIHEVCNTVVGILATPAAIAATAIPEGLLLAVMITIAYSTKRMASQKAIVRNLSACEAVGSTTVICTDERGSLTLNHLIISEFCFGKKLLNAGTSSIIPRNVLELLCEGMLLRSTEVSSGSPIELIESQVHSAIQAWTVQDMDVNVEQVRANCAVHRPESFNSENTQSSIWIKRNASDTIHVHQKGQPEIILAMCSQYYDEDGIVKHMSIDAKKNLEQIFQEMKSNGLRCVAFAHKEVSEEHSDGARNFDPKLKAENSAFIGCLGLKYPCRPEVQKAVMDCREAEVDIKLVTRSDLPTATAIAIECGIIDPTQDETTEEIVDCQSLQSNAETEIKEKCGTIRVMARASTLDKLQMVQGLKERGHVVAVTGHSIGDAIVLREANAGLSLEIQGTSQAKENSDIIILDDNFDSVARVLRWGRGMYHKIQIYAQFQLSVSIACLVIDFVTAVSAKEPPTINIVAAISSGKVPYATFQVLWVKLIVGALAALAITIEEPPEELRQLPRVDQEQPFITSIMWKNIVGQAVYPIIVLLTIQFKGQSTFNLDPKIKDTMIFNILVLWELFVIFNTKRVEGNFFKGIHKRKMFWGVILAIILLQVLIVELLKELADTKQLSWKQWIICIGIAVLAWPMGWLVERIKYPFSSHL